The following are encoded together in the Xanthobacter autotrophicus Py2 genome:
- a CDS encoding conserved hypothetical protein (KEGG: nar:Saro_3302 hypothetical protein), whose amino-acid sequence MAERFERHRQPWTHEEIEKLKLLAKKGMALKAISKAMTRSEESIKDRAKIDGIGIAKLR is encoded by the coding sequence ATGGCCGAGCGATTTGAACGGCACCGCCAGCCCTGGACGCATGAGGAAATCGAAAAGCTCAAATTGCTCGCCAAGAAGGGCATGGCACTCAAAGCCATTTCGAAAGCAATGACGCGTAGCGAGGAGTCCATCAAAGACCGCGCCAAAATCGATGGCATCGGGATCGCCAAGCTCCGTTAG
- a CDS encoding GCN5-related N-acetyltransferase (PFAM: GCN5-related N-acetyltransferase~KEGG: rle:RL2084 putative acetyltransferase) yields MSLTDPVGGQIAGQIAGIVTRPARPEDLPALVALFAADTLGGHGDTSDASALGDYRAAFEAIAADPRARLYAAELDGRVVGTFQLVFVHSLPGRGALRAFLEAVQVDGAVRGRRIGEAMVRFAMAEAGRAGARSLALTSNKVRTDAHRFYRRLGFANSHEGFKIEL; encoded by the coding sequence GTGTCGCTGACCGATCCGGTTGGCGGCCAAATTGCCGGCCAAATTGCCGGCATCGTGACCCGCCCGGCCCGGCCCGAAGACCTGCCCGCGCTGGTCGCCCTGTTCGCCGCCGATACCCTCGGCGGCCACGGCGACACCAGCGATGCGTCGGCCCTCGGTGACTACCGGGCCGCCTTCGAGGCCATCGCCGCCGATCCGCGGGCGCGGCTCTACGCGGCCGAGCTGGACGGGCGGGTGGTGGGCACGTTCCAGCTCGTGTTCGTGCACAGCCTGCCGGGGCGCGGCGCCCTGCGCGCTTTTCTTGAAGCTGTGCAGGTGGATGGGGCGGTGCGCGGCCGCCGCATCGGCGAGGCCATGGTGCGCTTCGCCATGGCCGAGGCCGGTCGTGCCGGCGCGCGGAGCCTGGCCCTGACCTCCAACAAGGTCCGCACCGACGCCCACCGATTCTACCGTCGGCTGGGCTTCGCCAATTCCCACGAGGGCTTCAAGATCGAGCTTTAG
- a CDS encoding hypothetical protein (KEGG: rru:Rru_A1924 4-amino-4-deoxy-L-arabinose transferase and related glycosyltransferases of PMT family-like), whose protein sequence is MTASYLHRETEAVAPGDVPFWARQEGVAVILGIYMVLHAIIATVFEIAVNPDDAIESYLVQSLELSYVPRNPPFFDWLLWGLQQVLGTDRLSFAVLRYTLLFACAMLVYRVARRVIAEPRLQALATFSLSAIWVIGYHSHRILTHSNVMIVAIAGAFLTVIALARKPSAGLYAGLGAWIAVGMLGKFGFVAFLGVLIVACLIEPTYRRVILDRRILISLIVAAVPLGIYGWALWHFGHNVASATAQTIGATGAGWNDVLVTFVGAIAGYVLPLAGLMAVVFLPYNRGEGAEPDVPERAAARRVLRTVIVLGIVVTVITTFTVGTTNLRDRYFHVFLLLLPVYLFAELERLGGWRPRVKLYLGVLAAIAVGVMAVRVAVPLWPDQRLCGRCVSAEPLYKMQLGVATHLGASPTLVADDRFSAGRLRAAIPGARVVVWYQDQYRPPSRPTTGCARITGIANGLPKLLLPPADKNTIEMAVKWWSPAMNPHRWSDWQMTVLSPDDPLCR, encoded by the coding sequence GTGACTGCAAGTTATCTTCATCGGGAAACCGAGGCCGTAGCGCCCGGCGACGTTCCGTTCTGGGCGCGGCAGGAAGGCGTTGCGGTCATCCTCGGCATCTACATGGTGCTGCACGCGATCATCGCCACGGTGTTCGAGATCGCCGTCAATCCGGACGATGCCATCGAGAGCTATCTCGTGCAGTCGCTGGAACTGTCCTACGTCCCGCGCAATCCGCCCTTCTTCGACTGGCTGCTGTGGGGCCTCCAGCAGGTGCTGGGCACTGACCGGCTGTCGTTCGCGGTGTTGCGCTACACCCTGCTGTTCGCCTGCGCCATGCTGGTCTATCGCGTCGCCCGCCGGGTGATCGCCGAGCCGCGGCTGCAGGCGCTGGCCACCTTCTCGCTCTCGGCGATCTGGGTGATCGGCTATCACAGCCATCGCATCCTCACCCATTCCAACGTGATGATCGTGGCCATTGCCGGCGCCTTCCTCACGGTCATTGCGCTCGCCCGCAAGCCGTCAGCCGGCCTTTACGCCGGGCTCGGCGCGTGGATTGCGGTGGGCATGCTCGGCAAGTTCGGCTTCGTCGCCTTCCTGGGCGTGCTGATCGTCGCCTGCCTCATCGAGCCCACCTACCGGCGGGTGATCCTTGACCGGCGCATCCTCATCAGCCTTATCGTCGCGGCGGTGCCGCTCGGCATCTATGGCTGGGCGCTCTGGCACTTCGGGCACAACGTGGCCAGCGCCACCGCCCAGACCATCGGCGCCACTGGCGCGGGCTGGAACGATGTGCTCGTCACCTTTGTCGGCGCGATCGCGGGCTATGTCCTGCCCCTTGCCGGCCTTATGGCGGTAGTGTTCCTGCCCTACAACCGGGGCGAGGGGGCCGAGCCGGATGTGCCCGAGCGCGCCGCCGCGCGGCGCGTGCTGCGCACGGTGATCGTGCTCGGCATCGTGGTTACGGTCATCACCACCTTCACGGTGGGCACCACCAACCTGCGCGACCGCTATTTCCACGTCTTCCTGTTGCTGCTGCCGGTCTATCTGTTCGCGGAACTGGAACGGCTCGGCGGCTGGCGGCCGCGGGTGAAGCTTTATCTCGGCGTGCTCGCCGCCATTGCGGTGGGCGTGATGGCGGTGCGCGTTGCCGTGCCCCTGTGGCCCGACCAGCGGCTGTGCGGGCGCTGCGTCTCGGCCGAGCCGCTGTACAAGATGCAGCTCGGCGTGGCGACCCACCTCGGCGCGTCGCCGACCCTCGTCGCCGACGACAGGTTCTCCGCCGGGCGCCTGCGCGCCGCCATTCCCGGCGCCCGGGTGGTCGTTTGGTACCAGGATCAGTATCGTCCGCCGTCACGGCCGACCACGGGTTGCGCGCGCATCACCGGCATCGCCAACGGCCTGCCCAAGCTGCTGTTGCCGCCGGCAGACAAGAACACCATCGAGATGGCGGTGAAGTGGTGGTCGCCGGCCATGAACCCCCATCGCTGGAGCGACTGGCAGATGACCGTCCTCTCTCCGGACGACCCGCTGTGTCGCTGA
- a CDS encoding Domain of unknown function DUF1849 (PFAM: Domain of unknown function DUF1849~KEGG: bbt:BBta_4750 putative exported protein of unknown function), protein MQFRSRLAFVAVLAVFGLGAASAGAVPLLPHKASYRLSLDGSKPSGQLEEMNGVIQYEITGDACAGYSTLTRQESLASTGEGSPLRQAVTSKAWEDGAAKAYRFSSSSTGDDGDEKIEASVERQGRDALKVTVTQPDARTLDLKGEILLPTEHVKRVLAAAAAGESVLEAKVYDGANDPAKVYETLAVVGRPSTDESRIAAPAKESLTGRTFYPVTISYFETGGVDRAPAYVMNMQLYDNGVVGSLKIDYGKFALVGAMSTFEALKAPGGCAN, encoded by the coding sequence ATGCAGTTTCGCTCGCGCCTCGCCTTCGTTGCGGTGCTCGCAGTCTTCGGCCTCGGCGCGGCCTCGGCGGGAGCGGTTCCGCTGCTGCCCCACAAGGCCAGCTACCGGCTCTCCCTCGACGGCTCCAAGCCCTCCGGCCAGCTCGAGGAAATGAACGGGGTGATCCAGTACGAGATCACCGGTGACGCCTGCGCCGGCTATTCCACACTCACCCGGCAGGAGAGCCTCGCCTCCACGGGGGAGGGCAGCCCCCTGCGCCAAGCGGTGACCTCCAAGGCGTGGGAGGATGGGGCGGCGAAGGCCTACCGCTTCTCCTCCAGCTCCACCGGCGATGATGGCGACGAGAAGATCGAGGCCAGTGTGGAGCGTCAGGGCCGCGATGCCCTGAAGGTCACCGTCACCCAGCCTGACGCGCGCACCCTGGACCTCAAGGGCGAGATCCTGCTGCCCACCGAGCATGTGAAGCGGGTGTTGGCCGCGGCGGCGGCGGGGGAGAGCGTGCTTGAGGCGAAGGTCTATGATGGTGCCAACGACCCGGCCAAGGTCTACGAGACCCTCGCCGTGGTAGGCCGCCCCAGCACCGACGAGAGCCGCATCGCCGCCCCGGCGAAGGAGAGCCTGACCGGCCGCACCTTCTATCCGGTCACCATCAGCTATTTCGAGACCGGCGGGGTGGATCGCGCTCCGGCCTATGTGATGAACATGCAGCTCTACGACAACGGCGTCGTGGGTAGCCTGAAGATCGATTACGGCAAGTTCGCCCTGGTCGGCGCCATGTCCACCTTCGAGGCGCTCAAGGCGCCCGGTGGCTGCGCCAACTGA
- a CDS encoding 8-amino-7-oxononanoate synthase (PFAM: aminotransferase class I and II; aminotransferase class-III~KEGG: neu:NE1388 aminotransferase class-I), giving the protein MSGGGRLSDDEFERLMAEMKAPTPAAAPKAPERADHRPQTAFETLPRFTELRTQRAAAELLGLESPYHRVHEMRAGAVSRIDGREVVNFASYDYLGLNGDPRITRAVAEAAAQWGTSVSSSRLSAGERPAHGALEAGLAAIYGAEAALAFVSGHATALAVIPTLMGPNDLVVTDALMHNCVLLGAQYSPATRRTFPHNDLDALEAMLARDRDRFGRVLIVSEGLFSMDGDGPDLKRLVALKGRFGCWLMIDDAHGLGVLGGTGRGIAEHAGVDPRAVDIWFGTLSKTLVSCGGYIAGSTAIIDYLKAFAPGMVYSVGMPVPVAEAARVALELMIAEPERVKRLAANGARLRAQLVAGGFDVGAAWGFGIVPVIVGETIKTVQLAQKLLERGINVFPVLPPGVPDRSARLRFFLSAAHSDAHLDQALEALTQEAAALGLPRPRSG; this is encoded by the coding sequence ATGAGCGGCGGCGGCCGCCTCTCGGACGACGAGTTCGAGCGGCTCATGGCCGAGATGAAGGCACCCACCCCTGCGGCCGCGCCCAAAGCGCCCGAGCGGGCCGACCACAGGCCGCAGACGGCGTTCGAGACCCTGCCTCGCTTCACGGAACTGAGAACGCAACGCGCCGCGGCGGAGCTGCTGGGGCTCGAAAGCCCCTATCACCGCGTTCACGAGATGCGCGCAGGTGCCGTGTCCAGGATCGACGGGCGCGAGGTGGTGAATTTCGCCTCCTACGACTATCTCGGCCTCAACGGCGACCCGCGCATCACCCGCGCCGTTGCCGAGGCGGCGGCGCAGTGGGGCACCAGCGTGTCATCCAGCCGCCTGTCCGCCGGCGAGCGCCCGGCCCATGGCGCGTTGGAGGCAGGGCTCGCCGCCATCTACGGAGCCGAGGCGGCCCTCGCCTTCGTGAGCGGCCATGCCACCGCGCTGGCGGTGATCCCCACCCTCATGGGGCCGAACGACCTCGTCGTCACCGACGCCCTCATGCACAATTGCGTGCTGCTCGGCGCCCAGTACAGCCCCGCCACCCGCCGCACCTTCCCCCACAATGACCTTGACGCCCTTGAGGCCATGCTGGCGCGCGACCGGGACCGCTTCGGCCGCGTCCTGATCGTCAGTGAGGGCCTGTTCTCCATGGACGGCGACGGGCCGGACCTGAAGCGTCTCGTGGCGCTGAAGGGGCGGTTTGGCTGCTGGCTCATGATCGACGACGCCCACGGCCTCGGCGTGCTGGGTGGCACGGGGCGGGGCATCGCCGAGCATGCGGGCGTCGATCCGCGGGCCGTGGACATCTGGTTCGGCACGCTCTCCAAGACGCTGGTGAGCTGTGGGGGCTATATCGCGGGATCGACGGCCATCATCGACTATCTCAAGGCCTTTGCTCCGGGCATGGTCTACAGCGTCGGCATGCCGGTGCCGGTGGCGGAGGCCGCCCGCGTCGCGCTGGAACTGATGATCGCCGAGCCCGAGCGGGTGAAGCGCTTGGCGGCCAATGGCGCGCGCCTCCGGGCCCAGTTGGTGGCCGGTGGCTTCGATGTGGGGGCCGCCTGGGGCTTTGGCATCGTCCCGGTCATCGTGGGCGAGACCATCAAGACCGTGCAGCTCGCCCAAAAGCTTCTGGAGCGCGGCATCAATGTCTTCCCGGTGCTGCCGCCGGGGGTGCCGGACCGCTCGGCCCGCCTGCGCTTCTTCCTGTCGGCCGCCCATAGCGACGCCCATCTCGATCAGGCTCTGGAGGCCCTCACGCAGGAGGCCGCCGCCCTCGGCCTGCCGCGTCCGCGATCCGGCTGA
- a CDS encoding glycosyl transferase group 1 (PFAM: glycosyl transferase group 1~KEGG: ter:Tery_3180 glycosyl transferase, group 1) — protein MRIAILSSGYLPVLDGVTVSVDARVQRLAARGHDVLLLAPRPADDLRRPAGLPDGVVFVGLPGTPFGAAAGDINPGPAAHAVIEQALAAFHPDLIHVDEPERLAWGIRRLPGLGFARRHGIPAVAFFHTNFVDYWGQGSRLAPLLDPFKAVGWRLVTVLYNRFDATLVPSAQTHRRLTGFGLRNGVCGRFNGADTARFSPALRAPGYWGRNWGLPGLDDRPVMLIAGRLTPDKGWSSWDKALPKLARRLGDNLGLVIAGDGALRPRVERLAATLPQAHVLGAVPHADLGALLANSDAYATFSRCENASLAICEALAGGVPVIAPRAGGIPGQVRHGENGLLFAPGDVVDFVNQMARLVEDKALAARLRGTLAAERGMLDWEPAFEAWLDAVSRIADAAGRGRRPPA, from the coding sequence ATGAGGATCGCCATCCTCAGTTCGGGCTATCTGCCGGTGCTGGATGGCGTCACCGTCAGCGTGGATGCGCGGGTCCAGCGGCTCGCGGCGCGCGGGCACGATGTCCTTCTGCTCGCCCCCCGGCCCGCGGACGACTTGCGGCGGCCGGCCGGTCTGCCCGACGGGGTGGTCTTCGTGGGCCTGCCGGGAACGCCATTCGGTGCCGCGGCGGGGGACATCAATCCCGGTCCCGCCGCCCATGCGGTGATAGAGCAGGCACTCGCTGCTTTCCATCCGGATCTCATCCATGTGGACGAGCCCGAGCGCCTCGCCTGGGGCATCAGGCGCCTGCCGGGCCTTGGCTTCGCGCGGCGCCACGGCATCCCGGCCGTGGCGTTCTTCCACACCAATTTTGTCGACTATTGGGGGCAGGGGAGCCGCCTGGCACCACTTCTGGACCCGTTCAAGGCCGTGGGCTGGCGGCTGGTGACAGTGCTTTACAACAGGTTTGACGCCACCCTGGTGCCGAGCGCGCAGACCCATCGGCGCCTCACCGGCTTCGGGCTGCGCAACGGGGTCTGCGGCCGTTTCAACGGCGCCGATACGGCGCGCTTCTCGCCGGCCCTGCGCGCCCCTGGCTATTGGGGGCGGAACTGGGGCCTGCCCGGTCTCGACGATCGACCGGTGATGCTGATTGCCGGCCGCCTGACGCCGGACAAGGGCTGGTCGTCTTGGGACAAGGCCCTGCCGAAGCTCGCCCGGCGTCTGGGCGACAATCTCGGACTGGTTATCGCCGGTGACGGGGCGCTGCGGCCTCGCGTGGAGCGTCTGGCTGCAACGCTGCCCCAAGCTCATGTGCTGGGCGCGGTGCCGCACGCAGATCTCGGCGCGCTTCTCGCCAATAGCGACGCCTATGCCACCTTCTCCCGCTGCGAGAATGCGAGCCTGGCCATCTGCGAGGCGCTGGCAGGCGGCGTGCCGGTCATCGCCCCGCGCGCGGGCGGCATTCCGGGGCAGGTCCGCCACGGGGAGAACGGCTTACTGTTCGCGCCCGGCGATGTGGTTGATTTCGTGAACCAGATGGCCCGCCTCGTCGAGGACAAGGCGCTTGCCGCCCGCCTCCGCGGGACCCTCGCCGCCGAGCGCGGGATGCTCGACTGGGAGCCCGCCTTCGAGGCGTGGCTCGATGCCGTCAGCCGGATCGCGGACGCGGCAGGCCGAGGGCGGCGGCCTCCTGCGTGA
- a CDS encoding glycosyl transferase group 1 (PFAM: glycosyl transferase group 1~KEGG: nmu:Nmul_A2400 glycosyl transferase, group 1) — MPHFPDEGPKPVTAHALRVALFVHAFFPEHIYGTESYTLALARQLQALGHSPVVITAVSPGEPPQMSEVERYTIGDIPVLRIDRNLSPPRNAREEYDMPALAPLLERLLREIRPDVAHVCHLGNFSVVLPQVTEALGIPTFATLTDFFNLCLNSLLQLPDGGLCAGPDARRLNCMTCGILMRRSERPSPFWAALAHPAVHHLAALAGTRLAPLLPPPLGTDARAVIRRPKAFTAAMGRYQAAIAPTRYLKDTFEANGVTLPLVHSAFGIDIDRRPKPPAGDRPVRFGFIGQILMHKGPHLLLQALRLLPVDAFTLDIWGSDKLYPDYARDLRSVARSMPVSFNAPFAEHRMAEVLSQVDVLVLPSTWFENGPLTLLKALATHTPVVVSDVPGMTEFIQEGIDGFAFPRGDVDALAAVLRRFVEAPDLARRMSAATAYPRTERAMALEVLDLYARFGGRPAPVAGAA; from the coding sequence ATGCCTCATTTCCCCGACGAAGGCCCGAAGCCTGTTACAGCCCACGCTCTCAGGGTTGCGCTCTTTGTCCACGCCTTCTTTCCGGAACATATCTACGGCACTGAATCCTATACGCTCGCGCTCGCGCGGCAGTTGCAAGCCCTTGGCCATTCTCCGGTCGTGATCACGGCGGTCAGCCCCGGCGAGCCGCCCCAGATGTCCGAGGTCGAGCGCTACACCATCGGCGACATTCCGGTTCTGCGCATCGACCGGAACTTGAGCCCGCCGCGCAATGCGCGCGAGGAGTACGACATGCCGGCCCTCGCTCCACTGCTGGAGCGCCTTCTCAGGGAGATCCGGCCGGACGTGGCTCACGTCTGCCATCTGGGCAATTTCTCCGTGGTCCTGCCTCAGGTGACCGAGGCGCTCGGCATTCCCACCTTTGCCACCCTGACGGATTTCTTCAACCTGTGCCTCAACAGCCTCCTCCAGCTTCCCGACGGCGGCCTGTGCGCGGGTCCTGATGCGCGACGGCTCAACTGCATGACATGCGGCATCCTGATGCGTCGATCCGAGCGACCGAGTCCGTTTTGGGCTGCGCTGGCGCATCCAGCGGTGCATCACCTCGCAGCCCTTGCCGGAACCCGCCTTGCTCCGCTCCTGCCGCCACCGCTGGGAACCGATGCGCGGGCTGTGATCCGGCGGCCGAAGGCTTTCACGGCGGCCATGGGGCGGTACCAGGCAGCCATCGCGCCGACGCGCTACCTGAAGGATACATTCGAGGCCAATGGCGTCACCCTGCCTCTGGTACACAGCGCCTTCGGCATCGATATCGACCGGCGCCCCAAGCCGCCCGCCGGTGATCGCCCGGTGCGCTTCGGCTTCATCGGCCAGATTCTGATGCACAAGGGGCCGCATCTGCTGCTCCAGGCGCTCCGGCTTCTGCCGGTGGACGCTTTCACCCTCGACATCTGGGGCTCCGACAAGCTTTATCCCGACTATGCGCGGGACCTGCGGAGCGTCGCCAGATCGATGCCAGTCAGTTTCAATGCGCCGTTCGCGGAACACCGGATGGCCGAGGTGCTTTCCCAGGTCGATGTCCTGGTGCTGCCGTCGACCTGGTTCGAGAACGGGCCGCTCACCTTGCTCAAGGCGCTTGCGACCCACACCCCCGTGGTGGTTTCCGATGTTCCAGGCATGACCGAGTTCATCCAGGAGGGCATCGACGGCTTCGCCTTCCCGCGTGGGGATGTGGACGCGCTCGCGGCGGTTCTGCGCCGGTTCGTGGAGGCTCCGGACCTCGCCCGCCGCATGAGCGCGGCCACGGCCTATCCGCGCACCGAGCGCGCCATGGCGCTGGAGGTGCTGGACCTCTATGCGCGCTTCGGAGGCCGCCCGGCGCCGGTGGCCGGCGCAGCATGA
- a CDS encoding Tetratricopeptide TPR_2 repeat protein (PFAM: TPR repeat-containing protein; Tetratricopeptide TPR_2 repeat protein~SMART: Tetratricopeptide domain protein~KEGG: rpc:RPC_3120 TPR repeat) encodes MAEDERAAFARATALHREGRVDEALEVYQGLLKARPGVFEVERLIVFAHLQAGRIKDAHAAARRAKHGHPKNPHAHVLLGATLQAEHKWERALKAFEAAARLDPGLVEARYLAGNMHANLGRHVEALACFDMALALDPRAVEVLANLAQVRVRLGQSVEALADFTRLAELQPWEPAHFLAKGALLHEFGRSTEAAEAAFAALQLKPDLADAHFLIGQTFQAAGDLSAAREAYRIALATAPDRPAFQVALASIERDLGDGEMPAPVSVPAAAPDAGLPPAGPEPAEVSRAPTDRGNLEAPQKAAAPATAAAETAEPSPAIASSIPVTEPPACDPGPPAVATAERDLPLDERQPDTGSLPAEAASPEPQPGLSPGEVRGESLTPQALRQRAVDALAAGRWQEGWDGLEAAAPDAETAQKPLPLPHWDGVEKPSALIVTAEGDLADLILFGRLLRLLGDRRIPARLLAQATDVPLLSRIDARIPVASDLAGVDVRDAGLRWTPLASLPRLMSPDPGGWPQAPYLLADPARIARWRDMRPDGFAVGIAWDGDRTLLAAFAALASLDGIALVSLETRPEAEAELAATGFGAQVARLGPGWDGDGTLIDTAALIQHLDLVVTGEGPVAHLAGARGRPGLVAVGPVPHWCWGKDAGTSAFYPSLALVRAERADDWSDVAPDLATSVAASASAQRAAMR; translated from the coding sequence ATGGCCGAGGACGAGCGCGCCGCATTTGCCCGCGCCACCGCATTGCATCGGGAAGGGCGCGTCGACGAGGCGCTGGAGGTCTACCAGGGCCTCCTGAAGGCGCGGCCTGGCGTGTTCGAGGTGGAGCGCCTGATCGTGTTCGCCCATCTGCAGGCCGGACGGATCAAGGACGCCCACGCGGCGGCCCGCCGGGCCAAGCACGGCCATCCCAAGAATCCCCACGCCCACGTGCTGCTCGGTGCCACGCTTCAGGCCGAGCACAAGTGGGAGCGGGCGCTGAAAGCCTTCGAGGCGGCGGCCAGGCTCGATCCGGGCCTCGTGGAGGCGCGCTATCTGGCGGGCAACATGCACGCCAATCTCGGGCGCCACGTGGAGGCGCTGGCCTGCTTCGACATGGCGCTCGCCCTCGATCCCCGCGCCGTGGAAGTCCTCGCCAACCTGGCCCAGGTGCGGGTGCGCCTGGGCCAGTCCGTCGAGGCGCTGGCCGATTTCACACGGCTCGCCGAGCTCCAGCCCTGGGAGCCGGCCCATTTCCTCGCCAAGGGCGCGTTGCTGCACGAGTTCGGCCGTAGCACCGAGGCGGCAGAGGCGGCATTCGCCGCCCTGCAGCTCAAGCCCGATCTGGCGGACGCCCATTTTCTCATCGGCCAGACCTTCCAGGCGGCCGGAGATCTTTCCGCCGCGCGGGAAGCCTACCGCATCGCCCTGGCCACCGCTCCCGACCGCCCCGCCTTTCAGGTGGCGCTGGCAAGCATCGAGCGTGACCTGGGCGATGGGGAGATGCCCGCGCCTGTGAGCGTGCCGGCGGCAGCGCCCGATGCCGGCCTGCCGCCGGCGGGGCCAGAGCCCGCTGAGGTGTCACGCGCGCCCACTGATCGGGGCAATCTCGAAGCGCCCCAAAAGGCCGCCGCTCCCGCCACGGCCGCCGCAGAAACAGCCGAGCCTTCTCCCGCGATTGCGTCCTCCATCCCTGTCACAGAGCCTCCGGCATGCGATCCCGGCCCGCCGGCCGTGGCCACGGCCGAACGGGATCTGCCTCTGGACGAGCGCCAACCTGACACCGGGAGCCTCCCGGCGGAAGCCGCCTCGCCAGAGCCGCAGCCGGGCCTTTCGCCGGGAGAGGTCCGCGGTGAGAGCCTGACGCCGCAGGCGCTTCGCCAACGCGCCGTCGATGCCCTCGCTGCAGGGCGCTGGCAGGAGGGCTGGGACGGCCTGGAGGCCGCCGCGCCGGATGCCGAGACCGCGCAGAAGCCGCTGCCGCTGCCGCACTGGGATGGGGTGGAGAAGCCGTCCGCGCTGATCGTGACGGCGGAGGGGGATCTTGCCGACCTGATCCTGTTCGGCCGCCTGCTGCGGCTTTTGGGGGATCGGAGAATTCCCGCGCGATTGCTGGCGCAGGCCACAGACGTGCCTCTGCTGTCGCGCATTGACGCGCGCATTCCCGTGGCCAGCGACCTCGCCGGTGTGGATGTGCGCGACGCGGGGCTGCGCTGGACGCCCCTCGCCAGCCTGCCGCGCCTCATGTCGCCGGATCCGGGAGGCTGGCCGCAGGCGCCCTATCTCCTGGCCGATCCCGCGCGCATCGCCCGCTGGCGGGACATGCGGCCGGACGGCTTCGCGGTGGGCATCGCCTGGGACGGCGATCGCACCCTGCTGGCCGCTTTCGCCGCCCTGGCCTCGTTGGACGGGATCGCGCTGGTCAGTCTCGAAACGCGGCCGGAGGCGGAAGCCGAACTGGCTGCCACCGGGTTCGGCGCGCAAGTGGCGCGTCTTGGACCCGGCTGGGACGGGGACGGCACCCTGATCGATACGGCGGCCCTGATCCAACATCTGGATCTTGTGGTGACGGGGGAGGGGCCCGTGGCCCATCTCGCCGGGGCCCGGGGGCGTCCTGGTCTTGTTGCCGTCGGCCCGGTTCCGCACTGGTGCTGGGGTAAGGACGCCGGCACCAGTGCCTTCTACCCATCGCTCGCGCTTGTCCGCGCGGAGCGCGCCGACGACTGGTCCGATGTCGCGCCAGACCTCGCGACAAGCGTTGCCGCAAGCGCCTCCGCCCAGCGTGCCGCGATGCGCTGA
- a CDS encoding Glutathione S-transferase domain (PFAM: Glutathione S-transferase domain~KEGG: sme:SMc02390 putative glutathione S-transferase protein) produces MAAVQSLPIELFYWPTPNGWKITIMLEECGLPYEVKLVNIGKGDQFKPDFLAISPNNKMPAIIDPDGPGGQPISVFESGAILQYLGRKTGLFYPADERGRVEVDQWLFWQMGGLGPMAGQAHHFRIYAPEKIPYAVERYTNEVHRLYGVMNTRLKDREYLAGDYSIADIACVGWAKLWERQGQNIEEFPHFKAWLGRVLARPAVQRGLAVNAEERAKVDLSRDKEAQSVLFGQRAR; encoded by the coding sequence ATGGCCGCAGTCCAGTCTTTGCCGATCGAGCTTTTCTACTGGCCCACCCCCAACGGATGGAAGATCACCATCATGCTGGAGGAATGCGGGCTGCCCTACGAGGTCAAGCTCGTGAACATCGGCAAGGGCGACCAGTTCAAGCCGGACTTCCTCGCCATCTCGCCCAACAACAAGATGCCGGCCATCATCGATCCGGACGGGCCGGGCGGGCAGCCCATCTCGGTGTTCGAATCCGGGGCCATCCTCCAGTATCTCGGCCGCAAGACCGGCCTGTTCTATCCCGCTGACGAGCGCGGCCGGGTGGAAGTGGACCAGTGGCTGTTCTGGCAGATGGGAGGCCTTGGCCCCATGGCCGGGCAGGCGCACCATTTCCGCATCTACGCGCCGGAGAAGATCCCCTATGCCGTTGAGCGCTACACCAACGAGGTGCACCGGCTCTACGGCGTCATGAACACCCGCCTGAAGGACCGTGAATACCTTGCCGGCGACTATTCCATCGCCGATATCGCCTGCGTGGGCTGGGCCAAGCTGTGGGAGCGGCAGGGCCAGAACATCGAGGAGTTTCCCCACTTCAAGGCGTGGCTGGGCCGCGTCCTGGCACGTCCGGCGGTGCAGCGGGGCCTGGCCGTAAATGCCGAGGAGCGGGCCAAGGTAGACCTCTCCAGGGACAAGGAGGCCCAGAGCGTCCTCTTTGGCCAGCGCGCCCGCTGA
- a CDS encoding acylphosphatase (PFAM: acylphosphatase~KEGG: rpd:RPD_3091 acylphosphatase), which produces MRYVHVMLRGRVQGVGYRAWCARTAEARDLKGFVRNRRDGAVEAVFAGPDAVVEAILDACRAGPPGARVDDMLVHEVSDTALAAGGRERFAVLETL; this is translated from the coding sequence ATGCGGTACGTGCATGTGATGCTGCGCGGGCGGGTGCAAGGCGTCGGCTATCGCGCCTGGTGCGCCCGCACGGCCGAGGCGCGGGACCTGAAGGGCTTCGTGCGCAACCGCCGCGACGGGGCGGTGGAGGCGGTCTTCGCCGGTCCGGACGCGGTGGTGGAAGCCATATTGGACGCCTGCCGCGCCGGACCTCCCGGGGCGCGGGTGGACGACATGCTGGTGCATGAGGTCTCCGACACCGCGCTCGCCGCCGGCGGGCGGGAGCGATTCGCCGTGCTGGAGACGCTTTAG